Within Protaetiibacter intestinalis, the genomic segment GCAGCTGGTCGCTGAGGGCGTCCTGCTCGGGACCGGTGAAGCCCATGGCGATGAGCACGAGGTCGGCGGGGATCTCGCGCTCGGTGCCCGACTTCGGCACGCGGCGGCCGTCGAGGTACTCGGTCTCGGCGACGCGCAGCGCGCGCACCTCGCCCGCCTCGTTGCCGAGGAACTCGACCGTGGAGGCGAGGAAGACGCGCTCGCCGCCCTCCTCGTGGGCGCTCGACACCTCGAACACCGTCGGGGTCATGGGCCACGGCTGGTGCTCGGGACGGTCGACGGGCGGCTGGTAGCCGATCGCGAGGTTCGTGACGCTCAGCGCGCCCTGACGGTGCGCGGTGCCGATGCAGTCGGCCCCCGTGTCGCCGCCGCCGATGACGATGACGTGCTTGCCGTGCGCGTCGATCTGGCCGGGCACGGTATCACCCGCGACGACCTTGTTCTGCTGCACGAGGTAGTCCATCGCGAAGTGCACGCCCATGAGGTCGCGGCCCGGGATGGGCAGCTCGCGCGGCACGGTCGCGCCGGTGGCGATGACGACCGCGTCGTAGCGCTCCTTGAGCTCGGCCCACGAGATGTCGACGCCGATCTCGACGCCCGCACGGAAGCGGGTGCCCTCGGCCTGCATCTGGGCGAGGCGCTGCTCGATCTGGCGCTTCTCCATCTTGAAGTCCGGGATGCCGTAGCGCAGCAGGCCGCCGATGCGGTCGTCGCGCTCGTAGACGGCGACCGTGTGGCCCGCGCGCGTGAGCTGCTGGGCGGCGGCGAGGCCCGCGGGGCCCGAGCCGACCACGGCGACCGTCTTGCCGGTGAGGCGCTCCGGCGGATGCGGCTGCACCCATCCGCTCTGGAAGGCCTGGTCGATGATCGACACCTCGACCTGCTTGATCGTCACGGGCGGCTGGTTGATGCCGAGCACGCACGCCGACTCGCAGGGCGCGGGGCACAGGCGCCCGGTGAACTCCGGGAAGTTGTTCGTCGCGTGCAGGCGCTCGATGGCCTGACGGCCCTCCCCGCGCCAGGTGAGGTCGTTCCACTCGGGGATCAGGTTGCCGAGCGGGCAGCCCTGGTGGCAGAACGGCACGCCGCAGTCCATGCAGCGGCCCGCCTGGCGGCGCAGCTGGGTGCGGTCCTGGTCCTCGTAGACCTCTTTCCAGTCCATGATGCGCACGGCGACCGGCCGGCGCTGCGGGAGCTCGCGCTCCTGGACCTTGAGGAATCCCTTCGGGTCGGCCATGGTCAGCCCCCCGTCACTTCGAGGATGCGACTCCAGACGATCTCACCGTCGGGGTCGAGTCCCTCGTCGGCCGCCTGGCGACGGGTCTCGAGCACCGCGGCGTAGTTGCGCGGCAGCACCTTCACGAAGGCGGACATGGTCTCCTCGATGTTCTCCAGCATCCGCTTCGCGAGGGCGGAGTCGGTCTCGGCGACGTGCTTCTCGAGCAGGTCGGTCACGATCGCGACGTCGGCGGATTCGAGCGGCAGCAGTTCGAGCTCGCCGCTCGCGAGCGACTCGCGGTTGACGCGCTCGGGCCGCAGCTCGTACACGTAGGCGGTGCCGCCCGACATGCCGGCGCCGAGGTTGCGTCCGGTGCCGCCGAGGATGACGGCGAGCCCACCGGTCATGTACTCGAGCGCGTGGTCGCCCACACCCTCGACGACGGCCGTGGCTCCCGAGTTGCGCACCAGGAACCGCTCCCCCACGACGCCGCGGATGAAGATCGAGCCGCGGGTGGCCCCGTAGCCGATGACGTTGCCGGCGATGACGTTGCGCTCGGCCGGGAACACCGCACCGCGCGGCGGACGCACGACGATCTGGCCGCCCGAGAGCCCCTTGCCGACGTAGTCGTTGGTGTCGCCCTCGAGGCGCAGCGTGATGCCGTGCGGCATGAACGCGCCGAGCGACTGGCCGGCCGAGCCGTTGAGGGTCACCTGGATGGTGCCCTCCGGCAGGCCGTGCTCACCGTGGCGCTTCGTGACCTCGTGGCCGAGCATCGTGCCGACGGCCCGCTCGGTGTTCTTGATGGCCAGCTCGAGCTCGATCGGCGTGCCGTGCTCGAGCGCGTCGGCGGCGAGGCGGATGAGCTCCTGGTCGAAGTGCTTCTCGAGCTCGTGCTCCTGGCCGCGACGGTTGCCCCGCGGCTCGTCCTCGGGGAACTCCGGGCCGACCAGCACGGGCGTGAGGTCGAGGCCGTCGGCCTTCCAGTGCTGCACGGCGCGGTCGACGTCGAGCAGCTCCGAGTGTCCGATCGCCTCGTCGAGCGAGCGGAAGCCGAGCTCGGCGAGGTACTCGCGCACCTCCTGCGCGAGGAACTCGAAGAACGTCTCCACGAACTCCGGCTTGCCGCTGAAACGCGCACGCAGCTCGGGGTTCTGGGTCGCCACGCCCACCGGACAGGTGTCGAGGTGGCACACGCGCATGAGGATGCAGCCCGAGACGACGAGCGGCGCCGTCGCGAAGCCGTACTCCTCGGCGCCCAGCAGCGCCGCGATCACGACGTCGCGCCCGGTCTTCATCTGCCCGTCGACCTGCACGACCACGCGGTCGCGCATGCCGTTGAGCATGAGGGTCTGCTGCGTCTCGGCGAGGCCGATCTCCCACGGCGTGCCCGCGTGCTTGAGCGAGTTGAGCGGGGAGGCGCCCGTGCCGCCGTCGTGGCCCGAGACGAGCACGACATCCGCCAGCGCCTTCGTGACACCCGCCGCGACGGCGCCGATGCCCGACTGGCTCACGAGCTTGACGTGCACGCGGGCCGAGGGGTTCGCGCGCTTGACGTCGAAGATGAGCTGCTTGAGGTCCTCGATCGAGTAGATGTCGTGGTGCGGCGGCGGCGAGATGAGGCCCACGCCGGGGGTCGAGTGACGCGTGCGCGCGACCCACGGGTACACCTTGGTGGCCATGAGCTGGCCGCCCTCGCCGGGCTTGGCACCCTGCGCCATCTTGATCTGGATGTCGGTGGCGTTGGTGAGGTAGAGGCTCGTCACGCCGAACCGGCCGGAGGCGACCTGCTTGATCCGGCTGCGGCGGGCCGGGTCGAGCAGACGGTCGACGTCCTCGCCGCCCTCGCCCGTGTTGGAGCGGCCGCCGATGCGGTTCATGGCGATCGCGAGGGTCTCGTGGGCTTCCTTGGAGATCGAGCCGTAGCTCATCGCGCCGGTGTTGAAGCGCTCGATGATCGACGAGATCGGCTCGACCTCGTCGATCGGCACCGCGGGGCGCTCCCCGTTCTTGATGCGGAACAGGCCGCGCAGCGTCATGAGGCGCTCCGCCTGCTCGTCGACCGACTTCGTGTACTCGCGGAACACGTCGAAGCGGCGGGCGCGCGTGGAGTGCTGCAGCTTGAAGACCGTCTCGGGGCTGAACAGGTGCGGCGGGCCCTCGCGGCGCCACTGGTACTCGCCGCCCGTCTCGAGCCGCTCGTGCACCTTCTCGCCCGCGTTCTCGGGGTAGGCGCTCGTGTGGCGGATGAGGTTCTCGGCCGCGATGACGTCGATGCCGACCCCGCCGAGCAGCGTCGTCGTGCCGGTGAAGTAGCGGTCGACGAACTCCTGGCTGAGACCGACCGCCTCGAAGGCCTGGGCGCCCGCGTAGGAGCCGATGACCGAGATGCCCATCTTGGACATGATCTTCAGCACGCCCTTGCCGAGCGCCTTGATGAGGTTCTTGACCGCCTTCTCCGGCGTGATGCCCGTGATGAAGCCCGTCGCGACGAGCTGCTCCGCGGTCTCCATCGCGAGGTAGGGGTTGATCGCCGAGGCGCCGTAGCCGAGCAGCAGCGCGGCGTGGTGCACCTCGCGGGCGTCGCCCGTCTCCACGATGATGCCCACCTGCATCCGCGTCTCCTGGCGGATGAGGTGGTGGTGGACGGCCGCGAGCATGAGCAGCGACGGGATGGGCGCGAGGTCCTTGTTGGAGTCGCGGTCCGAGAGCACGAGGAACTGCGCCCCCGCCTCGATGGCCGCGTCGGCCTCCGCGCACATCGCCTCGATGCGGTTCTGCATCGCGTCGTCGCCCGCGTCGAAGCGGTAGAGACCCCGGATGGTGTGCGTGAGGCGCTTGCCGTCCTCGGAGCCGATGCGGATGATCTTCGCGAGCTCGTCGTTGCCGATCACCGGGAAGTCGAGCACGATCTGGCGGGCGTGCTCGGGCGTCGCCGCCAGCAGGTTGCGCTCGGGGCCGAGGCCCAGCCGCATCGAGGTGACGACCTCTTCGCGGATCGAGTCGAGCGGCGGGTTGGTGACCTGCGCGAACGCCTGGGTGAAGTAGTCGAAGATGAGGCGCGGACGGTCCGAGAGCACGGCGATGGGCGTGTCGGAGCCCATCGCGCCGAGCGGCTCGGCGCCGTTCTGCGCCATCGGGGTGAGGAGGATGCGCACCTCCTCCTCGGTGTAGCCGAAGGTGCGCTGGCGGCGCGTGACGGATGCCGCGGTGTGCACGACGTGCTCGCGCGGCGGCAGGTCCTCGAGCTCGATGCGGTTGCGCTCGACCCACTCGGCGTAGGGCTCGGCGGCCGCGAGCTGCGACTTGATCTCGTCGTCCTCGATGATGCGGCCCTCGACCGTGTCGATGAGGAACATCCGGCCCGGGCGCAGGCGGCCCTTGCGCACGATCTTGTCGGCCGGGAAGTCGAGCACGCCGATCTCGCTCGCGAGCACGACGAGGCCGTCGTCGGTCACCAGGAAGCGGCCGGGTCGCAGCCCGTTGCGGTCGAGCGTCGCACCGACGAGCGAGCCGTCGGTGAAGACGAGGGCGGCCGGGCCGTCCCACGGCTCCATGAGCGCCGAGTGGTAGTCGTAGAAGCCGCGGCGGGCCGGGTCGATGTCGACCTGGTTCTCCCAGGCCTCCGGCACCATCATCATGATCGCGTGCGGCAGGCTGCGGCCGCCGAGCGTCAGCAGCTCGACGACCTCGTCGAACGAGGCGGAGTCGCTCGCGCCCTCCGAGACGATCGGGAACAGCGGACGCAGGTCGCCGAGGTCCTCGGAGTGCAGCTGCGACTGGCGCGCGCGCATCCAGTTGCGGTTGCCCTGCACGGTGTTGATCTCGCCGTTGTGCGCGATCATCCGGAACGGCTGCGCGAGCGGCCACGAGGGGAAGGTGTTGGTGGAGTACCGCGAGTGCACGAGGGCGAGCTTCGTGGCGAAGCGCTCGTCCGAGAGGTCGGGGTAGAACGGCTCGAGCTGGAGCGTCGTGACCATGCCCTTGTAGACGAGGGTGCGGCTCGACAGCGACGGCAGGTAGGAGCCGAGCTCCCGCTCGGCGCGCTTGCGCAGGCGGAAGGTGAGCCGGTCGAGCGCGATGCCCGCGAGCGGCTTGCCGTCGGCGTCGGTGCGGGCGGAGGTCACGAAGAGCTGCTCGAAGGCCGGCGCGGCCTCGCGCGCGAGCGTGCCGAGGTGCTCGGGGTCGGTCGGCACGTCACGCCAGCCGAGCACCTCGAGGCCCTCCTCGACGGCGATCCGGCCGATCGCCTCCTTCTCGGCGGCGCGCTGGGCGTCGTCGAGCGGCAGGAAGGCCATGCCGACCGCGTAGCGGCCGACCGGCGGCAGTTCGAAGCCCGCTACGGCGCGCAGGAAGGCATCCGGGATCTGGGTGATGATGCCGGCACCGTCACCCGTGCCGGCGTCGGAGCCGACCGCACCGCGGTGCTCGAGGTGCCGCAGCGCGTCGAGCGCGTTCGTCACGATGTCGTGGCCCGCGGTGCCGCGCAGCGTCGCCACCATGGCGAGCCCGCAGGCGTCCTTCTCGAACCGCGGGTTGTAGAGGCCCTGGGCGTCGGGGACCGCGCTGAAGCGCCCGAACGGGTCGGGCGAGCCCGGTGGGGTGGGGGTGTCGTGCTGTGACATGTCGACCGTCCTCACAAGGAAGCTGGATGTGGGACGTCGATGTCCCGACGAAGAGAGGGAGATTCCGGATCCGCCGTCAGCAGCGGTCCGGTTCGTCGGCGAGGTGCGCGAACTATTTTGTCCGGGTCGAACCGCTTGTGGCGGCAGCTTCGGTGACCTCCGAGGCGCCATCGCCCGGCTCGTCCGAATCCGAGTAGGTGTCCTCGGAGTCTACCGCAGCCGCGGACTCGGGTCGGCGCCCCGGCTGGTAGGCGTCCGGCTCGACCCCCGGGTGACGGCGGGACTGCACGGCGATGATGATGAGGCCGAGCAGGATCGCCCCGAGGGCCGCCCACACGTTCGACCGGATGCCGAGGAAGGTCTCGCTCGGGTCGAGGCGGATCGACTCGAACCAGCTGCGGCCCACGCCGTACCAGACGAGGTAGAGGCCGAGCACCTTGCCCCACTGCCAGTTGTCGCGGCGGGTGAGCAGCGGCAGCAGCTTTCCGGGCACGCGGGTGATCTTCTCGGTGACGAGGATGATGAGGACGAAGCCGGCGAGGTTCCAGAGGATCTCGTAGAGGAACGTCGGGTGGAACAGCACGTCGTCCGGGATGCCCTCGGGGATCGCCGCGTTCGGCCGGTCGATCTCGAGGCCCCACGGGAGGTCGGTGGGCAGGCCGAAGAGCTCCTGGTTGAACCAGTTGCCGAGCCGACCGAACGCCTGCGCGACGAGGAGCGTCGGCGCGATGGCATCCGCGACCGTCCAGAACCGCAGGCCCGTGATGCGGCAGCCGATCCACACGCCGAGCGCGCCGAAGATGAGCGCGCCGAAGATGGCGCCGCCGCCCTCCCAGATGGCCCAGATGCTGCCGGAGACGAAGGGGTTCCACCAGTTCTCGTGGCCCGGGCCGAAGTAGTCGTCCGGGTGGGTGGCCACGTGGTACAGGCGCGCCCCGATGATGCCGAGCACGACGGCCCAGATGCCCACGTCGACGATGATCCACGGCTCGGCGCCGCGGCGGGTCAGGCGCCGGTTGGTGAGCAGCACGGCCGCGAAGATGCCGACGATGATGACGATCGCGTACGTCGTGATGCGCAGCGACAGGCTCGCATCCACCGCGGGGAAGATCGCGTGCAGCCACTCGCCGTAGGGGATGTGCAGCTGCTTCCACTCGGGAGGCGGGCTGGGGATGCTGATGGGGGCTGCGAACACGTCGTGAGTCTACTTTCCCTGGGACAGTGCGGATGCCACCCGGGCGACCCCGGACACGCCGCCCTCGGCGAGGGCGCCGACGAGCTTGGCGCCCACGATCGCGCCGTCGGCGTAGCTCAGCACCTCGGCGACCTGCTCGGGCGTCGAGATGCCGATGCCGACGCACGCGGCGATCGTCTCGGGGCCCGTCGCGCCCGCCGTGCGCAACCGCGCGACGAGCTCACGGGCGCGGGCGTCCACCTGGGCGCGGGCGCCCGTGATGCCCATCGTCGAGACGGCGTACACGAAGCCGCGGCTCGCCGCCACGGTGTCGGCGATGCGGGCGTCGGTCGACGAGGGCGCCGCGAGGAACACCCGGTCGAGGCCGGTGCGCTCGCTCTCGGCGATCCAGTCGGCGGCGGAGTCGGGGGTGATGTCGGGCGTGATGAGGCCCGCTCCCCCGGCGTCGCGCAGCGCGTCGGCGAAACGCGCGACGCCGTACTGCACGACGGGGTTCCAGTAGGTCATGACGAGCACGGGGGCGTCCACGCGGCTGCGCACGGCCTCCACGGCGGTGAAAACGTCGCGCACCCGGAAGCCGTTCGCGAGGGCCTGCTGGGTGGCCTTCTGGATCGCGAGGCCGTCCATCACCGGGTCGGAGTAGGGCAGGCCGAGCTCGAGCGCGTCGACGCCGTTCTCGACGAGCGCGACGGCCGCGTCGATCGACTCCTCGAGGGTCGGGAAGCCGACCGGCAGGTAGCCGACGAGCGCACCGGAACCGGTGATCGCCGTCGAGACGCTCGTCACGACTGCACCGCCCCGTCGTCGAAGAGGTCGAACCAGCGGCCCGCGGTCGCGACGTCCTTGTCGCCGCGACCCGAGAGGTTCACGAGCAGCACGGCGTCCGGACCGAGCTCGCGCCCGATCCGCAGCGCCCCCGCGAGGGCGTGCGCCGACTCGATGGCGGGGATGATGCCCTCGGTGCGGCTCAGCAGCCGCAGCGCCTCCATCGCCTCCGTGTCGGTGGCGGGCTGGTAGCTCGCGCGGCCGATGTCGGCGAGGTAGGCGTGCTCGGGGCCGACGCCCGGGTAGTCGAGGCCCGCCGAGATCGAGTGCGACTCGATCGTCTGGCCGTCCTCGTCCTGCAGCAGGTAGCTGCGGGCGCCGTGAAGGATGCCGGGACGCCCGCGTTCGATGGATGCCGCGTGCCGCTCGGTGTCGACGCCGTCGCCCGCCGCCTCGATGCCGTAGAGCGCCACGCCCTCGTCGTCGAGGAAGGCGTCGAAGATGCCGATCGCGTTCGAGCCGCCGCCGACGCAGGCGATCACGGCATCCGGGAGGCGGCCGACGCCCGCGAGCAGCTGGGCGCGCGCCTCCTCGCCGATGACCGACTGGAAGTCGCGCACCATCGCCGGGAACGGGTGGGGTCCCGCCGCGGTGCCGAAGATGTAGTT encodes:
- a CDS encoding glutamate synthase subunit beta; amino-acid sequence: MADPKGFLKVQERELPQRRPVAVRIMDWKEVYEDQDRTQLRRQAGRCMDCGVPFCHQGCPLGNLIPEWNDLTWRGEGRQAIERLHATNNFPEFTGRLCPAPCESACVLGINQPPVTIKQVEVSIIDQAFQSGWVQPHPPERLTGKTVAVVGSGPAGLAAAQQLTRAGHTVAVYERDDRIGGLLRYGIPDFKMEKRQIEQRLAQMQAEGTRFRAGVEIGVDISWAELKERYDAVVIATGATVPRELPIPGRDLMGVHFAMDYLVQQNKVVAGDTVPGQIDAHGKHVIVIGGGDTGADCIGTAHRQGALSVTNLAIGYQPPVDRPEHQPWPMTPTVFEVSSAHEEGGERVFLASTVEFLGNEAGEVRALRVAETEYLDGRRVPKSGTEREIPADLVLIAMGFTGPEQDALSDQLRTPFDARGNVTRDAQYATSEPGVFVAGDAGRGQSLIVWAIAEGRAVASAVDRYLEGDTQLPFPVRPTDRGIGL
- the trpA gene encoding tryptophan synthase subunit alpha — encoded protein: MTSVSTAITGSGALVGYLPVGFPTLEESIDAAVALVENGVDALELGLPYSDPVMDGLAIQKATQQALANGFRVRDVFTAVEAVRSRVDAPVLVMTYWNPVVQYGVARFADALRDAGGAGLITPDITPDSAADWIAESERTGLDRVFLAAPSSTDARIADTVAASRGFVYAVSTMGITGARAQVDARARELVARLRTAGATGPETIAACVGIGISTPEQVAEVLSYADGAIVGAKLVGALAEGGVSGVARVASALSQGK
- the gltB gene encoding glutamate synthase large subunit, yielding MSQHDTPTPPGSPDPFGRFSAVPDAQGLYNPRFEKDACGLAMVATLRGTAGHDIVTNALDALRHLEHRGAVGSDAGTGDGAGIITQIPDAFLRAVAGFELPPVGRYAVGMAFLPLDDAQRAAEKEAIGRIAVEEGLEVLGWRDVPTDPEHLGTLAREAAPAFEQLFVTSARTDADGKPLAGIALDRLTFRLRKRAERELGSYLPSLSSRTLVYKGMVTTLQLEPFYPDLSDERFATKLALVHSRYSTNTFPSWPLAQPFRMIAHNGEINTVQGNRNWMRARQSQLHSEDLGDLRPLFPIVSEGASDSASFDEVVELLTLGGRSLPHAIMMMVPEAWENQVDIDPARRGFYDYHSALMEPWDGPAALVFTDGSLVGATLDRNGLRPGRFLVTDDGLVVLASEIGVLDFPADKIVRKGRLRPGRMFLIDTVEGRIIEDDEIKSQLAAAEPYAEWVERNRIELEDLPPREHVVHTAASVTRRQRTFGYTEEEVRILLTPMAQNGAEPLGAMGSDTPIAVLSDRPRLIFDYFTQAFAQVTNPPLDSIREEVVTSMRLGLGPERNLLAATPEHARQIVLDFPVIGNDELAKIIRIGSEDGKRLTHTIRGLYRFDAGDDAMQNRIEAMCAEADAAIEAGAQFLVLSDRDSNKDLAPIPSLLMLAAVHHHLIRQETRMQVGIIVETGDAREVHHAALLLGYGASAINPYLAMETAEQLVATGFITGITPEKAVKNLIKALGKGVLKIMSKMGISVIGSYAGAQAFEAVGLSQEFVDRYFTGTTTLLGGVGIDVIAAENLIRHTSAYPENAGEKVHERLETGGEYQWRREGPPHLFSPETVFKLQHSTRARRFDVFREYTKSVDEQAERLMTLRGLFRIKNGERPAVPIDEVEPISSIIERFNTGAMSYGSISKEAHETLAIAMNRIGGRSNTGEGGEDVDRLLDPARRSRIKQVASGRFGVTSLYLTNATDIQIKMAQGAKPGEGGQLMATKVYPWVARTRHSTPGVGLISPPPHHDIYSIEDLKQLIFDVKRANPSARVHVKLVSQSGIGAVAAGVTKALADVVLVSGHDGGTGASPLNSLKHAGTPWEIGLAETQQTLMLNGMRDRVVVQVDGQMKTGRDVVIAALLGAEEYGFATAPLVVSGCILMRVCHLDTCPVGVATQNPELRARFSGKPEFVETFFEFLAQEVREYLAELGFRSLDEAIGHSELLDVDRAVQHWKADGLDLTPVLVGPEFPEDEPRGNRRGQEHELEKHFDQELIRLAADALEHGTPIELELAIKNTERAVGTMLGHEVTKRHGEHGLPEGTIQVTLNGSAGQSLGAFMPHGITLRLEGDTNDYVGKGLSGGQIVVRPPRGAVFPAERNVIAGNVIGYGATRGSIFIRGVVGERFLVRNSGATAVVEGVGDHALEYMTGGLAVILGGTGRNLGAGMSGGTAYVYELRPERVNRESLASGELELLPLESADVAIVTDLLEKHVAETDSALAKRMLENIEETMSAFVKVLPRNYAAVLETRRQAADEGLDPDGEIVWSRILEVTGG
- the trpB gene encoding tryptophan synthase subunit beta — its product is MSAGIRASLRALPGPFFGEYGGRFMPESLIAAIDELAAAYEEAKADPAFQAELDELHRSYTGRPSIVTEVPRFAEHAGGARVFLKREDLNHTGSHKINNVLGQALLTRRIGKTRVIAETGAGQHGVATATAAALFGLDCTIYMGEVDTQRQALNVARMRLLGAEVVSVTTGSRTLKDAINEAYREWVTSVETTNYIFGTAAGPHPFPAMVRDFQSVIGEEARAQLLAGVGRLPDAVIACVGGGSNAIGIFDAFLDDEGVALYGIEAAGDGVDTERHAASIERGRPGILHGARSYLLQDEDGQTIESHSISAGLDYPGVGPEHAYLADIGRASYQPATDTEAMEALRLLSRTEGIIPAIESAHALAGALRIGRELGPDAVLLVNLSGRGDKDVATAGRWFDLFDDGAVQS
- the lgt gene encoding prolipoprotein diacylglyceryl transferase encodes the protein MFAAPISIPSPPPEWKQLHIPYGEWLHAIFPAVDASLSLRITTYAIVIIVGIFAAVLLTNRRLTRRGAEPWIIVDVGIWAVVLGIIGARLYHVATHPDDYFGPGHENWWNPFVSGSIWAIWEGGGAIFGALIFGALGVWIGCRITGLRFWTVADAIAPTLLVAQAFGRLGNWFNQELFGLPTDLPWGLEIDRPNAAIPEGIPDDVLFHPTFLYEILWNLAGFVLIILVTEKITRVPGKLLPLLTRRDNWQWGKVLGLYLVWYGVGRSWFESIRLDPSETFLGIRSNVWAALGAILLGLIIIAVQSRRHPGVEPDAYQPGRRPESAAAVDSEDTYSDSDEPGDGASEVTEAAATSGSTRTK